The following coding sequences lie in one Phycisphaerae bacterium genomic window:
- a CDS encoding sugar phosphate isomerase/epimerase — protein sequence MGIELTRRQVLAGGAVGGALAAVPGVAVVESDGDRSAGGPPREYRISLNTSTLRGHKVPIAQVVDIAARAGYGGIEPWVDELDRHVEGGGSLSDLAKRLQDRGLAVTGAIAFFEWMVDDEGKRSRAFEEAKRRMGQLARIGGLYLAAPPLGDVKNVDPLRAAERYRELLELGEREGVLPALEIWGAAGFLHRLGQAILVALEAHHPKATVLADVYHLYKGGSALSSIRLVNPAILGGFHLNDYPADPPREKIGDKDRVYPGDGIAPLKQLFRDLRAIGYPGPLSIELFNPEYYRQDPAVVARTALEKTRAVMLAA from the coding sequence ATGGGGATTGAGCTGACGCGGCGGCAGGTTCTGGCGGGTGGCGCGGTGGGTGGGGCTCTGGCGGCTGTACCCGGTGTAGCGGTTGTGGAGAGTGATGGGGACCGGTCCGCCGGTGGTCCGCCGCGCGAGTACCGCATCAGCCTGAACACAAGCACCTTGCGGGGACACAAGGTGCCGATTGCCCAGGTCGTCGACATCGCGGCCCGGGCCGGGTACGGCGGGATTGAGCCCTGGGTTGATGAACTGGATCGGCACGTGGAGGGGGGTGGTTCGCTCAGTGATCTGGCCAAGCGGTTGCAGGATCGGGGGCTGGCCGTCACCGGAGCGATCGCTTTCTTCGAGTGGATGGTTGACGACGAGGGCAAGCGGTCGAGGGCGTTTGAGGAGGCCAAGCGACGGATGGGTCAGCTTGCCCGGATTGGTGGGCTGTACCTGGCCGCCCCGCCGCTTGGCGATGTGAAGAACGTGGACCCGTTGAGAGCGGCCGAGCGATACCGTGAGCTACTGGAGCTGGGCGAACGGGAGGGGGTTCTGCCCGCTCTGGAGATCTGGGGGGCGGCGGGTTTTCTCCACCGGTTGGGGCAGGCGATACTCGTGGCTCTGGAGGCCCACCATCCCAAGGCGACCGTGCTGGCCGATGTGTACCACCTCTACAAAGGCGGATCGGCGCTGTCGAGTATCCGGCTGGTGAATCCGGCGATCTTGGGCGGGTTTCATCTCAACGATTATCCGGCCGATCCGCCTCGTGAGAAGATAGGTGACAAGGATCGGGTCTACCCGGGCGACGGCATTGCGCCGCTCAAGCAGTTGTTCCGTGACCTGCGGGCGATCGGGTATCCCGGACCGCTGTCGATTGAGCTATTCAATCCCGAGTATTACCGGCAGGATCCGGCGGTCGTGGCCAGGACGGCGTTGGAGAAGACCCGGGCGGTCATGCTGGCGGCGTGA
- the larA gene encoding nickel-dependent lactate racemase, whose protein sequence is MPRNDTRNVRLAYGKTGLKVTVPASAVVIEPQYVPGLPNERAALIEALRGPIESPPLRERVKPGQRVAIVHTDITRATPNERILPPLLAELEAAGIRRSDIFLLNALGTHREQTPNELKTMLGPEIVANYRCLQHNGNDDANLVKVGRTRFGHYIRVNRQYMEADVRILTGFIEPHFFAGFSGGPKGVLPSIAGAESVLDNHGAKMVGHPKATWGITEGNPIWEEMLEAATMTKPTFLLNVTMNRDKQITGVFAGKLLAAHQAGTAFVKKCAMAPVPAPFDVVITSNSGYPLDLNLYQSVKGMSAAAQVVRQGGSIIIASQCWDGIPEHGQFGRMLRESKSAADALAHIEAPDFPGCMDQWQVQTQTRILQKADIYVRADGLTDEQITQCLLKPCHKIEDTLAALQAKNGGHPLTICVLPEGPLTIPYVSA, encoded by the coding sequence ATGCCCAGAAATGACACCAGGAACGTTCGTCTGGCCTACGGCAAAACCGGCCTGAAGGTCACCGTCCCGGCCAGCGCCGTCGTCATCGAACCCCAATATGTCCCCGGCCTGCCCAACGAACGGGCCGCCCTCATCGAAGCCCTACGCGGCCCGATCGAAAGCCCCCCACTCCGCGAACGGGTCAAGCCCGGCCAGCGGGTCGCCATTGTCCACACCGATATCACGCGGGCAACCCCCAACGAACGCATTCTGCCCCCCCTGCTCGCCGAACTCGAGGCAGCCGGCATCCGACGGTCAGACATCTTCCTGCTCAACGCCCTGGGCACCCATCGGGAACAGACACCCAACGAACTCAAGACCATGCTCGGCCCGGAAATCGTCGCCAACTACCGCTGCCTCCAGCACAACGGCAACGACGACGCAAACCTGGTCAAGGTCGGCCGCACACGCTTCGGCCACTATATCCGAGTCAACCGCCAGTACATGGAGGCCGATGTCCGTATCCTCACCGGCTTCATCGAGCCCCACTTCTTTGCCGGCTTCAGCGGCGGACCCAAGGGCGTCCTGCCCAGCATCGCCGGCGCCGAGAGCGTGCTCGACAACCACGGAGCCAAAATGGTCGGCCATCCGAAAGCCACCTGGGGCATCACCGAAGGCAACCCCATCTGGGAAGAGATGCTCGAAGCCGCCACCATGACCAAGCCGACCTTCCTGCTCAACGTCACCATGAACCGGGATAAGCAGATCACCGGGGTCTTCGCGGGCAAGCTCCTGGCCGCCCACCAGGCCGGTACCGCGTTCGTCAAGAAGTGCGCCATGGCCCCCGTGCCCGCGCCGTTCGACGTGGTCATCACCAGCAACTCGGGCTACCCGCTCGACCTCAATCTGTATCAGTCAGTCAAGGGGATGTCTGCCGCCGCTCAGGTCGTCCGCCAAGGCGGGAGCATCATCATCGCCTCGCAGTGCTGGGACGGCATCCCCGAGCACGGCCAGTTCGGACGCATGCTCCGCGAATCCAAGAGTGCGGCCGATGCCCTCGCCCACATCGAGGCCCCCGACTTCCCCGGCTGCATGGACCAGTGGCAAGTGCAAACCCAGACCCGCATCCTGCAGAAGGCCGACATCTACGTCCGGGCCGACGGCCTGACCGACGAGCAGATCACCCAGTGCCTGTTGAAACCGTGTCACAAGATCGAGGATACGCTGGCCGCACTCCAGGCCAAGAACGGCGGCCACCCCCTGACCATCTGCGTACTACCGGAAGGGCCACTGACCATTCCGTACGTCTCGGCCTGA
- a CDS encoding ferrous iron transporter B gives MSEQGTPVTPQGLIARADQLQRQLGERFRDQLVESLYKDARRIARRAVRKVEGGSVKLDRTIDRIVTSRVFGLPIMLGLLAVVFWLTVVGANVPSKFIAGLLIDENGLCEWLKDYLGVQHPPAFLTMSVGTLLHRGFDLVDAPWWLTGVLVDGVYLCMAWVVSVMLPPMAIFFPMWTILEDFGYLPRVAFNLDWLFKKAGAHGKQSLTMAMGFGCNAAGVTACRIIDSPRERLIAVLTNNFMICNGRFPTIIMLATVFVGASFRPELVSVAAAGAVLAIVLLGVAFTLATSWVLSRTALRGEASAFALELPPYRRPGFLQILYTSLIDRTFFVLMRAVWVSAPAGAVIWTLGNIEIGGTSLAIHCARALEPLGFMMGLDGVILLAYVIAIPANEIVVPTMIMVYLSSGKMTEMANDVVLRSLLVDQHGWSLLTAVCLMLFALLHNPCGTTIWTIYKETKSRKWTLVAAIMPVIMGITVCTVVATVGRMIG, from the coding sequence ATGAGCGAGCAAGGTACCCCAGTCACTCCGCAGGGACTCATCGCTCGGGCGGACCAGTTGCAGCGCCAGCTTGGCGAGCGATTCCGCGACCAACTGGTTGAGAGCCTGTACAAAGATGCTCGTCGCATTGCCCGGCGAGCGGTACGCAAGGTTGAAGGCGGATCAGTCAAGCTGGATCGAACGATTGACCGGATTGTGACCTCGCGGGTGTTCGGCCTGCCGATCATGCTCGGTCTGCTGGCGGTCGTGTTCTGGCTGACGGTTGTCGGGGCGAATGTGCCGTCCAAGTTCATCGCTGGCCTGTTGATCGATGAGAATGGTCTCTGCGAGTGGCTGAAAGACTACCTTGGCGTTCAGCACCCGCCTGCGTTTCTGACGATGAGCGTCGGTACGCTCCTGCATCGCGGGTTCGATCTGGTTGATGCTCCGTGGTGGCTAACGGGCGTACTGGTGGACGGTGTGTACCTGTGCATGGCTTGGGTGGTGAGCGTGATGCTTCCGCCGATGGCCATTTTCTTCCCGATGTGGACGATTCTGGAGGACTTCGGTTATTTGCCGCGGGTGGCGTTCAACCTGGATTGGCTGTTCAAGAAGGCCGGGGCACACGGCAAACAATCGCTGACCATGGCCATGGGTTTTGGGTGCAATGCGGCGGGCGTGACCGCTTGCCGGATCATCGACTCGCCTCGCGAGCGGCTGATTGCCGTTCTGACCAACAACTTCATGATCTGCAACGGGCGGTTTCCCACGATCATCATGTTGGCGACGGTGTTCGTGGGGGCATCGTTCCGTCCGGAACTCGTGTCGGTTGCGGCGGCCGGGGCAGTCCTTGCCATCGTTCTGCTGGGGGTGGCGTTCACGCTGGCGACGTCGTGGGTGCTGTCGCGGACGGCCCTGCGAGGTGAAGCCTCGGCGTTTGCCCTGGAGCTGCCCCCGTACCGACGGCCGGGCTTCCTACAGATCCTGTACACTTCGCTGATTGACCGGACGTTTTTTGTGCTGATGCGGGCGGTGTGGGTGTCCGCCCCGGCGGGGGCGGTGATCTGGACTCTGGGCAACATCGAGATCGGCGGTACGAGTCTGGCCATCCACTGCGCCCGGGCCTTGGAGCCGTTGGGTTTCATGATGGGGCTGGACGGCGTGATTCTCCTGGCCTACGTGATTGCCATTCCGGCCAATGAGATCGTCGTACCGACCATGATCATGGTCTATCTCAGCAGCGGGAAGATGACCGAGATGGCGAATGATGTTGTCCTGCGCAGTCTGCTGGTTGACCAGCACGGCTGGTCGCTGCTGACCGCCGTGTGCCTGATGTTGTTTGCCCTGCTGCACAACCCCTGCGGCACGACGATCTGGACGATCTACAAGGAGACCAAGAGCCGCAAGTGGACGCTGGTGGCCGCGATCATGCCGGTGATCATGGGGATCACCGTTTGCACGGTCGTGGCGACGGTAGGGCGGATGATCGGGTGA
- a CDS encoding 50S ribosome-binding GTPase gives MSSQQEPQARSAFAIARLGLDVSCYDKVVALAGNPNTGKSTVFNTLTGLRQHTGNWPGKTVSRAEGGFVHRDVRYKLVDLPGTYSLLSASQDEEVARDFLLFGRPDCTIVVADATVLERNLNLVFQVMEITDKVVVCVNLMDEAARKGLSVDGGRLALDLGVPVVLATARTGGGLPELLEAVSGVVAGEIVPTPRCPPPPEGLREAVEELLPLIKSVVPGVPNPRWVAYRLLEGDHSVRQALLDNQLQRVVSEQARPVERKSRKVALEGGQ, from the coding sequence ATGAGTAGTCAGCAGGAACCCCAGGCTCGATCCGCGTTCGCCATAGCCCGGCTTGGCCTGGATGTGAGCTGCTATGACAAGGTCGTCGCTCTGGCGGGGAATCCGAACACCGGCAAATCCACGGTTTTCAACACCCTGACGGGTCTGAGGCAGCATACCGGCAACTGGCCAGGCAAGACGGTGAGTCGGGCGGAGGGCGGGTTTGTCCACCGCGACGTGCGCTACAAGCTGGTGGACTTGCCGGGCACCTACTCGCTGCTGTCGGCTTCGCAGGACGAGGAGGTGGCCCGCGACTTTCTGCTGTTCGGCCGGCCGGACTGCACGATCGTCGTGGCTGACGCCACGGTGCTGGAGCGGAACCTCAACCTTGTGTTTCAGGTGATGGAGATCACGGACAAGGTCGTGGTCTGCGTCAACCTGATGGACGAGGCGGCGCGGAAGGGCTTGAGCGTGGATGGCGGGCGGCTGGCCTTGGACCTGGGCGTACCGGTCGTGCTCGCCACCGCCAGGACCGGGGGCGGCTTGCCGGAATTGCTGGAGGCCGTTTCGGGAGTGGTGGCCGGCGAGATCGTACCGACGCCGCGCTGCCCGCCGCCGCCGGAGGGGCTGCGGGAGGCGGTGGAGGAGTTGCTGCCCCTGATCAAGAGTGTGGTTCCCGGCGTGCCCAATCCGCGGTGGGTAGCCTATCGGCTGCTTGAAGGAGATCATTCTGTGCGCCAGGCGCTGCTCGACAATCAGCTTCAGAGAGTGGTTTCCGAGCAGGCCAGGCCGGTGGAGCGCAAGAGCCGCAAGGTTGCCCTGGAGGGTGGCCAATGA
- a CDS encoding DtxR family transcriptional regulator, which produces MVDWTGRVLVLVVLFVSCGALAGFLLRDRWRAWRQLRERSRFEDALKHMLDCEQGGGYATVDSLGGVLGLSLPGRQRLIGQMEAAGLVRSVAEVLRLTTEGKRVGLQVMRAHRLWERYLADEAAMPLDAIHHAAHRAEHRLTPEELDVLDAHMGYPQADPHGDPIPRASGEVEPVRGMPLSEWAGDEPVRILHIEDEPEVVFSQIIAEGLRPGQVVRVVSRDSTRVVVMDVQGEYRLAPLAAARIEVGPVVPVGDRLDTTGLTRLADVPDGQEVEVVGIDDRYRGFGRRRLLDLGLTSGAIVQPELRGLFRDPRAFRVRGSLVSLRREQADKVWVRDYAGDDGTEHE; this is translated from the coding sequence ATGGTCGACTGGACTGGTCGGGTTCTGGTTCTCGTTGTCCTGTTCGTCTCGTGTGGGGCGCTGGCGGGCTTTCTGCTGCGCGACCGGTGGCGGGCTTGGCGTCAGTTGCGTGAGCGGTCGAGGTTCGAGGACGCGTTGAAGCACATGCTGGATTGCGAGCAGGGGGGAGGTTATGCGACGGTGGACTCGCTGGGCGGGGTCCTGGGGCTATCTCTGCCTGGCCGGCAGCGGTTGATAGGCCAGATGGAGGCGGCCGGTCTGGTGCGATCGGTTGCGGAGGTCTTGCGGTTGACCACGGAGGGCAAGCGGGTCGGATTGCAGGTCATGCGGGCTCATCGGCTCTGGGAGCGTTACTTGGCTGACGAGGCGGCCATGCCGTTGGATGCCATCCACCACGCGGCCCACCGGGCCGAGCACCGACTGACGCCAGAGGAACTGGATGTTCTCGACGCTCACATGGGATATCCGCAGGCTGATCCGCACGGTGACCCCATTCCCCGGGCGAGTGGTGAAGTTGAGCCTGTGCGTGGCATGCCGCTCAGCGAGTGGGCCGGCGACGAGCCGGTGCGGATTCTGCACATCGAGGATGAGCCGGAGGTGGTTTTCAGTCAGATCATTGCCGAGGGGTTGAGGCCGGGTCAGGTCGTGCGGGTGGTGAGTCGAGACTCCACTCGGGTTGTGGTCATGGACGTGCAGGGGGAGTATCGGCTTGCGCCGCTGGCGGCCGCCCGTATTGAGGTTGGCCCGGTTGTGCCGGTTGGGGACCGGCTGGATACAACGGGTTTGACTCGACTGGCGGACGTGCCTGACGGCCAGGAAGTCGAGGTTGTGGGGATCGACGATCGGTATCGTGGTTTCGGGCGGCGGCGGCTTCTGGATCTTGGTCTGACCAGCGGAGCGATTGTTCAGCCGGAGCTGCGTGGTCTGTTCCGCGATCCACGGGCGTTCCGGGTTCGTGGCAGTCTGGTTTCACTTCGCCGCGAGCAGGCGGACAAGGTTTGGGTCCGAGATTACGCCGGTGATGATGGGACGGAGCATGAGTAG
- a CDS encoding sugar porter family MFS transporter yields MPETHRYVPAQPRYNKGYVWTISVIAALGGLLFGYDWVVIGGAKPFFERYFGLAGNASASGFANSCALIGCLVGAIMSGALSDKFGRKRPLIFAAILFAVTSVGNGLAGSFTAFVTWRILGGVAIGLASNLSPMYIAEVAPAQVRGRLVAINQLTIVIGILLAQFINWFLVRQLPSNATDEFIIGSWYGQQGWRWMFALTAIPALLFFAGMFLVPESPRWLAKNGKPDRSRIILERIGGPAYAGTAMADIESTLVNETEKVDFRALLNPRMTGVLVLGVVLAVFQQWCGINVIFNYAENIFRAAGYDISSVLMNIAWTGSVNLVFTFVALGVVDRLGRRPLMLIGAISLAFIYLAMGYCYHSGVQGLPTLLLVLAAIACYACSLAPMTWVILSEIYPNRIRGAAMSVSVFALWAACFVLTYTFPILHQWLGMAGTFWLYATICTAGFLFTFLRLPETKGKTLEQIESELVDGRGRSESPW; encoded by the coding sequence ATGCCGGAAACCCATCGATACGTTCCCGCTCAACCTCGCTATAACAAGGGCTACGTCTGGACGATCTCGGTGATCGCAGCCCTCGGCGGCCTGCTCTTCGGATACGACTGGGTGGTCATCGGCGGCGCGAAACCCTTCTTCGAACGGTACTTCGGACTGGCCGGCAACGCCTCAGCCTCGGGCTTCGCCAATAGCTGCGCCCTGATCGGTTGCCTGGTCGGCGCCATCATGTCCGGCGCGCTCAGCGACAAATTCGGACGCAAGCGACCACTGATCTTCGCCGCGATACTCTTCGCCGTCACCTCCGTGGGCAACGGCCTGGCCGGCAGCTTCACCGCGTTCGTCACCTGGCGCATCCTCGGCGGCGTGGCCATCGGCTTGGCCTCCAACCTGTCACCCATGTACATCGCCGAGGTCGCCCCCGCCCAGGTTCGCGGCCGCCTCGTCGCCATCAACCAGCTGACTATCGTCATCGGAATCCTCCTCGCCCAGTTCATCAACTGGTTCCTAGTCCGCCAACTGCCCTCGAACGCAACCGACGAGTTCATCATCGGATCGTGGTATGGGCAACAAGGCTGGCGATGGATGTTCGCCCTGACCGCCATCCCCGCCCTGCTCTTCTTCGCGGGCATGTTCCTCGTCCCCGAGAGCCCACGCTGGCTGGCCAAGAACGGCAAGCCGGACAGGTCGCGAATCATACTCGAGCGGATCGGCGGCCCCGCCTACGCTGGCACGGCCATGGCCGACATCGAATCCACACTCGTCAATGAAACTGAGAAGGTCGATTTCCGCGCCCTGCTCAATCCGCGCATGACCGGCGTGCTCGTGCTCGGCGTGGTGCTGGCAGTCTTCCAGCAGTGGTGCGGCATCAACGTGATCTTCAACTACGCCGAGAATATCTTCCGGGCCGCTGGCTACGACATCTCTTCCGTACTCATGAACATCGCTTGGACCGGGTCGGTCAACCTGGTCTTCACCTTCGTTGCCCTCGGCGTGGTCGACCGCCTCGGACGCCGCCCACTCATGCTGATCGGCGCGATTAGCCTGGCGTTCATCTACCTGGCCATGGGGTACTGCTACCACTCCGGCGTCCAGGGACTCCCCACCTTGCTGCTGGTCCTGGCCGCGATCGCCTGCTACGCATGCTCCCTCGCTCCAATGACCTGGGTGATTCTCTCGGAGATCTACCCCAACCGCATCCGCGGAGCGGCCATGTCCGTCTCGGTATTCGCTCTCTGGGCCGCCTGCTTCGTCCTCACCTACACCTTCCCAATTCTCCACCAATGGCTCGGTATGGCCGGGACGTTCTGGCTTTACGCGACCATCTGCACCGCAGGCTTTCTCTTCACCTTCCTCCGATTGCCCGAAACCAAGGGCAAGACCCTTGAACAGATCGAGAGCGAGTTGGTGGATGGACGCGGCCGGAGCGAGTCCCCTTGGTAA
- a CDS encoding peptidase C1, translated as MSRIRPKPATCCCLCGVLSAAIMTGCQHETFSRDPAAYIDDTDLVAMRLDAETSPPQPSQGTPKPTLKALPANLDPPASPAEFRQSWHFKPVNQGRTGHCWSFATTSFFESEIHRLSERDIKLSELHTVYWEYLEKARRFVRQHGNSEFGRGSEPNAVIRIWKQYGVVPENAYTGLLPGRKFHDDRRLCAQIREYLDSLREKNTWDEKSAVTAVRAILDRHLGPPPLSLDWNGQTMTPQDFLHNVVKLNLDDYVSVLSLMNEPFNAWCEYKVPDNWWHSRQYFNVCLEDFMTIVDRATRDRQTMCLGIDNTEPGFLYRQNVAFIPTFDIPDFSIDDAARQIRFNNGSTTDDHAVHLVGSCRQHRQPWYLIKDSDTGPLNGPHKGYMFYREDYLRLKTLFILLPRHTAEKALGRPLGSPASAPARGK; from the coding sequence ATGAGCAGGATCCGACCAAAGCCCGCAACCTGTTGCTGCCTCTGCGGCGTCCTCTCCGCCGCGATCATGACCGGATGCCAACACGAAACGTTCAGCCGAGATCCGGCAGCCTACATCGATGACACCGATCTCGTCGCGATGCGGCTCGATGCCGAAACCTCTCCGCCACAGCCGAGTCAGGGCACACCGAAACCGACCCTCAAGGCGCTGCCCGCCAACCTCGATCCACCAGCTTCGCCCGCCGAGTTCCGCCAGTCGTGGCATTTCAAGCCCGTCAATCAGGGGCGCACCGGCCACTGCTGGTCGTTCGCGACCACTTCGTTCTTCGAATCCGAGATTCACCGCCTCAGTGAACGCGACATCAAGCTCTCCGAGCTGCACACCGTCTACTGGGAGTACCTCGAGAAAGCCCGACGGTTCGTCCGCCAGCACGGCAACTCCGAGTTCGGGCGCGGGTCAGAACCTAATGCCGTGATCCGCATCTGGAAACAATACGGCGTGGTACCCGAAAACGCGTACACCGGCCTGTTGCCCGGTCGCAAGTTCCACGACGATCGGCGGCTCTGTGCCCAAATCCGCGAGTACCTGGACTCTCTCAGGGAGAAGAACACCTGGGACGAGAAATCAGCCGTGACCGCCGTCAGAGCCATCCTTGACCGGCACCTCGGGCCACCACCCCTCTCCCTGGACTGGAACGGGCAAACGATGACACCGCAGGACTTCCTGCACAACGTGGTCAAGCTGAACCTCGACGACTACGTCAGTGTCCTCTCCCTGATGAACGAACCCTTCAATGCGTGGTGCGAGTATAAGGTACCCGACAACTGGTGGCATTCCCGCCAGTACTTCAACGTCTGTCTCGAGGACTTCATGACGATCGTAGACCGCGCGACCCGCGACCGCCAGACGATGTGCCTCGGGATCGACAACACCGAGCCGGGCTTCCTCTACCGCCAGAACGTGGCTTTCATCCCGACGTTTGACATCCCCGACTTCAGCATCGACGACGCCGCCCGCCAGATCCGCTTCAACAACGGGAGCACAACGGACGATCATGCCGTCCACCTCGTGGGATCCTGCCGACAACACCGGCAGCCATGGTACCTCATCAAGGACTCCGACACCGGCCCGCTCAATGGTCCGCACAAAGGCTACATGTTCTACCGCGAGGACTACCTGCGACTGAAAACGCTCTTCATCCTGTTGCCGCGCCACACGGCCGAGAAGGCCCTGGGCCGGCCGCTGGGCTCGCCCGCATCGGCACCGGCGCGAGGCAAATAA
- a CDS encoding C39 family peptidase: MNRKSQFPLVAFIASLCMIAPASAQTKPTSRPAGTTSANRLFRTPNDVHRLIMNEFPNGLTIALHNAGEKNRLSGQYTSPVITTDFPFNDLLASWNIDVPARSGFYVEIRVGRATGDFWTPFYYLGGWGDFTPPAKKLFNDDNGHIVVDYFQSLNTFDRIQGRFSCAGDTAAHAPMLRRLAFAYSNTLNDANLAGRFRTTIEPGPKEKWTRRLPIPFRSQNWESPELRGEVCSPTSVSMVLEYRGVKRPTAEVCRTLYDAENRMYGNWWRAIQGAWTYGVPGYLDRFGDWNAVKKRIAQGCPVIASTRTEKGQLRHAPNYESLAGHLIVITGFDPDGSVLINDPAKRTPETGLCRYHPDDVEKIWFDRGGVGYVLLPRTQ, from the coding sequence ATGAATCGCAAATCGCAGTTCCCTCTTGTCGCCTTTATCGCCAGTCTGTGCATGATCGCGCCGGCTTCTGCTCAAACCAAACCGACCAGCCGACCGGCCGGCACGACGTCCGCCAACCGTCTGTTCCGCACGCCCAACGACGTCCACCGGCTCATCATGAACGAGTTCCCCAACGGACTGACAATCGCCCTGCACAACGCCGGCGAGAAGAACAGGCTGAGCGGCCAATACACGTCCCCGGTCATCACGACCGACTTCCCTTTCAACGATCTCCTGGCGTCGTGGAACATCGATGTTCCCGCCCGCTCCGGGTTCTATGTCGAGATCCGCGTCGGCCGCGCGACCGGCGACTTCTGGACACCGTTCTACTACCTGGGCGGCTGGGGCGATTTCACACCACCCGCGAAGAAGCTCTTCAATGACGACAACGGCCACATCGTGGTCGACTACTTCCAGTCCCTCAACACGTTCGACCGCATCCAAGGCCGGTTCTCCTGCGCGGGCGACACCGCCGCCCATGCCCCCATGCTGCGCCGACTCGCCTTCGCCTACAGCAACACCCTGAACGACGCCAACCTGGCCGGCAGGTTCCGCACGACGATCGAACCCGGCCCCAAGGAGAAGTGGACCCGGCGGCTGCCGATCCCCTTCCGCAGTCAGAACTGGGAAAGCCCCGAGCTCCGCGGCGAGGTCTGCAGCCCCACGTCCGTCTCCATGGTTCTCGAGTATCGAGGCGTCAAGCGGCCGACGGCCGAGGTTTGCAGGACCCTCTACGACGCCGAGAACCGGATGTACGGCAACTGGTGGCGGGCGATCCAGGGCGCGTGGACGTACGGCGTGCCCGGCTATCTGGATCGCTTCGGCGACTGGAACGCGGTGAAGAAACGCATCGCCCAGGGCTGCCCGGTCATCGCCAGCACGCGGACCGAAAAGGGCCAACTCCGCCACGCACCCAACTACGAATCGCTGGCCGGCCACCTCATCGTCATCACCGGATTCGACCCCGACGGCAGCGTGCTGATCAACGACCCGGCCAAGCGAACCCCCGAAACCGGCTTGTGCAGGTACCACCCCGACGACGTCGAGAAGATCTGGTTCGACCGCGGCGGCGTCGGATACGTCCTCCTGCCCCGGACCCAATGA